The following are encoded together in the Platichthys flesus chromosome 9, fPlaFle2.1, whole genome shotgun sequence genome:
- the dab1a gene encoding DAB adaptor protein 1a, which produces MSTETELQPAVRPSSVRRDSKRKGQDRSEVALIRRFKGDGVRYKAKLIGLDEVTAARGDKLCQDSMMKLKGIAAAARSKGDHKQKVFLTVSFGGIKIFDEKSGVLHHHHAVHEISYIAKDITDHRAFGYVCGKEGNHRFMAIKTSQSAEPVILDLRDLFQLIYEIKQREEMEKKAQKDKQCEQAVYQTILEEDLEDPVYQYIVFEAGHEPIRDQSEEGIYQVPTSQQKEGVYDVPKRHPNGQQNTPHHHHHPQHHHVHDQPLQQEQTEQQQQQQQPAEADLIDLGLGKNINQLEIFGDMSTPPDITSPSTPASPANTLDHSLGLQPPTELFSPFNPASVPSGYVTMGAVPPGHWSQQAFAAQTPLAFGVQSPLGPMAQVLPGGQPLIWGQANIFPATQQQWAAMAAGAFSPTAYLPAQPVGTLPAAMFQTLTPSTTLTPASECHSGAGASASAASPSASSSPQHGERGKKMGKEMFKDFQLAKPPAMPSKRGEQPSLTGTTDAFSSYFSRVGTAQDTDDCDDFDISHMNLTPVTSTTPSTNSPPTPAPRQSPPSKSSASHVSDPPTDATDPPTDDSFGEAEGSPIRSGEEDAVGKDPLYAQINKGKK; this is translated from the exons ggcaGGATCGCAGTGAGGTGGCTCTCATCAGACGTTTTAAGGGCGATGGCGTCCGCTACAAGGCCAAGCTCATCGGCCTGGACGAAGTCACCGCGGCCCGTGGAGACAAACTCTGCCAGGACTCGATGATGAAGCTCAAG ggTATAGCTGCTGCAGCACGGTCCAAAGGAGATCACAAACAGAAGGTGTTTCTGACTGTTTCCTTTGGAGGGATCAAGATCTTTGATGAGAAGTCAggg GTCCTCCATCACCACCATGCGGTCCACGAGATCTCCTACATTGCCAAGGACATCACGGACCACCGAGCCTTCGGCTACGTCTGCGGGAAGGAAGGGAACCACCGCTTCATGGCCATCAAGACGTCACAGTCG GCTGAGCCTGTGATTCTGGACCTGCGGGACTTGTTCCAACTCATCTATGAGAtcaagcagagagaagagatggagaagaaggCCCAGAAAGACAAGCAGTGTGAACAGGCCGTCTACCAG ACAATACTGGAGGAGGATCTGGAGGACCCGGTGTACCAG TACATTGTGTTTGAGGCGGGACACGAGCCCATCCGTGACCAATCGGAAGAGGGCATTTATCAG GTTCCCACCAGTCAGCAGAAGGAAGGGGTCTATGACGTCCCAAAGCGACACCCA AACGGACAGCAAaacaccccccaccaccaccatcatcctCAGCACCATCATGTCCATGATCAGCCCCTCCAACAAGAAcaaactgagcagcagcagcagcagcagcagccggcagAGGCAGATCTGATAGACTTAGGCCTGGGGAAG AATATCAACCAGTTAGAGATTTTCGGAGACATGTCCACGCCTCCTGACATCACCTCTCCGTCG ACTCCCGCCTCTCCAGCCAACACCCTTGACCATTCGCTGGGTCTGCAGCCTCCCACGGAACTGTTTTCTCCCTTCAACCCTGCGTCTGTGCCCTCAG GTTATGTGACGATGGGAGCGGTACCCCCCGGCCACTGGTCCCAGCAGGCATTCGCTGCCCAGACGCCGCTGGCCTTCGGGGTCCAGTCTCCGCTAGGCCCAATGGCCCAGGTCCTGCCAGGCGGCCAGCCTCTCATCTGGGGCCAGGCCAACATCTTCCCTGCCACCCAgcagcagtgggcagccatggcAGCCGGAGCCTTTTCCCCTACAGCCTACCTCCCTGCCCAGCCTGTGGGCACCCTGCCCGCCGCCATGTTCCAgactctcaccccctccacgaCTCTGACTCCAGCCAGCGAGTGCCATTCAGGAGCTGGAGCGAGCGCCTCAGCTGCTTCCCCTTCAGCGTCGTCGAGTCCGCAGcatggagagagggggaagaagaTGGGCAAGGAAATGTTCAAG GACTTTCAGCTGGCGAAGCCTCCGGCCATGCCGTCAAAGAGGGGTGAACAGCCCAGCTTAACAGGGACCACAGATGCATTCAGCAGTTACTTCAGCCGTGTGGGCACTGCCCAGGACACAGACGACTGTGACGACTTTGACATTTCCCACATGAATCTGACACCAGTCACCTCCACCACACCATCCACCAACTCGC CGCCCACCCCAGCTCCCAGGCAGAGCCCTCCCTCCAAGTCCTCCGCCTCCCATGTCAGTGACCCCCCCACCGACGCCACGGACCCCCCCACAGACGACTCATTTGGGGAAGCAGAGGGCAGCCCTATTCgcagtggagaggaggatgct GTGGGGAAGGACCCTCTCTACGCCCAGATCAACAAAGGGAAGAAATAA